GCGAGGAGAAGTTCACGCTGATCTGGAAGCGCGACGGCGACGCGGTCTCGCTGAGAGAGATGCACGAACCGCTGCCCTACACGCCCTGCGAGTGAGGGCGGGGGCGCCCCCCTGCTGGATTTTTTTATGAAGATACGCTGTTCGCCGTGTCTCGTGGTCTGGGGTCTCGCCGGGGGGCTTCTCGTCCTGTCGCTCTTTGTTTCCTTGATGCGCGCCCCGGATTCCGCGCCGGAGGGCAAGGAGGAGCAAGCGTCGCCAAGAGGAAACTCCGCGCCGCTCGCACCCATTCTGCGCCGGGCGTTCGGCTTCACCGAGGCGACGCCGCACCTCGTTCCGTGGGATGAGATTCACGAGGGCTGCCCCCGGCGCGACTGCATCCCCGCGCTCGACGAGCCCCGGTTCGTCCCCGCCGACGAGGCCGGTTTTCTCGGCGACGGGGACGCGGTGCTCGCGCTCGCGCTGGGCGGCGAGGCCAAGGCGTATCCCCTAAAAATTCTCAACTGGCACGAGCTCGTGAACGACACGGTCGGGAAAAAACCGGTCCTTATCTCCTACTGCCCGCTTTGCGGCTCGGGCGTCGCCTTCGAGCGGCGCGTCGAGGGGAAGACGGCGGAGTTCGGCGTCTCGGGCCTGCTCTACCGGAGCGACCTCGTCATGTACGACCGCGCCACGAACACGCTCTGGAGCCAGATCGAGGGCAGGGCCATCGCGGGCCCGCTTTCGGGAAAATTTCTCCGCACCCTGCCGCTCGCCCACACCTCGTGGGGCGAGTGGAAAAAGCACCATCCCGGCACGCTCGTCCTGTCCACGGACACCGGCTCCGCGAGCGACTACGACCGCTACCCCTACGGCGACTACGAGACGAATCAGGAAATTTTCTTTCCCGTCGCGGCCCGGGACGACAGGCTTCCGCCGAAAACGGCCGTCTACGGCGTGATGGTGGAGAATACGCCCATCGCCTACGAGGCGGCCTGGCTTAGAGAGAAGGGAAAGCTCACCGACAACGTGGCAGGCCGCGAGCTCGCGGTGGAAGTGGAAGAAGACGGGAGCGTCACCGTCCGCGACGCCGGGACGGGCGAGGCGTTCACGGCGATGCGCCTTTTCTGGTTCGCCTGGTACGCTTTCCACCCCTCGACGGAGCTGCGGCCGGAGGCACGTCCGACGGCCCCGGCCGCCCCGGGGCCGTAGGCGACGTTCGGAAGCGCCCCTTACCACCAAACGTTCAACGTGGCGAAGGCGCGGCGCTCCGGACGGGGCAGCCTCTTCCCGAGGCCGACGTCGCCTCCCTTGACGCGGTTATATCCTCCCAGATGATCGTAATGTTTCTTGTCCGCGACGTTCTCGACGCCCGCGGTGAGGGTCATCACGTCGGAGACCCTGAATCGCCCCCGGAGGTTGAGCAGGCCGTAGCCGCTGGTTTCCACCTCTCCGTTCGTCGCGGACACCTTGCACTGGCGCGCGTAGAACTCGCCCTCGGCCATGGCGAGCCACTTGCCCTTCTCCCAGCGCACGGCCGCCGAGCCGTTGAGGGGAGCGATGCGGTAGAGGTCGTCGTCCACGTCGCGCCGCTCGCCGCGCACATAGCTCACGACGCCCCCCACGCTCCAATTCCCGTAGAGGGCGACGTTCCAGTCGGCGTCGACGCCGTAGAGCTCGGCCTCGACGTTTCGGAACCTCAGCGGCGTGGGATCGCCCATCATGGTGCTGACCATCACGACGCTCGCGTCGGAGGCGGGCGTTCCCTGGATGTAGTCGTCCACCCGGCGGTAGAAAACGTGGGGGTGGACGTACGCCCTCTTCCCGCCCCACTCGAGGCCGACATTTGCCTCGTGCGAGACTTCCGGGTCGAGCTCCACGTCGCCGACGTAGGTGTTGCCGTCCGCGAGGCCGCCGGTGGATTGGAGCGGCAGCCACAGGTAGCGCTCCTGGTGGCTCGGAGAGCGGGTTTTTCGCGCCGCCTCGGCGGACCAAACCAGCCTCTTCGTGACGAAGCGCCAAAGCGAAAATACCCAGTCCACGTTGTGATCGGTCCTGCTACGGTCCGCGCCGTTGAAGCCGTCCGCGAGGACCTGCGCCATCCCCATCGACGTGGACACCGGCCCGCTGTGCGTTCTCACGAGGTTGTAGCGTAGCCCGGCCTGCACGCCCCACTTCCGCTCCGTCAGCGTTCTCCACTCCCCGTAGAGCCCGTAGCGCTCCCGGGTGGAGTCGCGGAAGTTCACCACCAGGAACATGGCGTTGTCCGGGTCCCGGATAACGGCGTCGTGCCTCGTGCGGTTCCCGTCGGCGCCCAGCTCCAGCCATCCTCTCCATGACGCGAGCCCAACCGAGAGTCTGTAGCCGACCAGGCGGTTGTCGGCGGCCGAAATGCGCTTCTTGGCCGGATCCATCGGCGGGCGCAGGCTGAAGTTGTCCATCTCGTGCTCCCCGGTGCTGTGATACAGCGCCGCCTCCAATTTCTTGCCGCTCCATACCCCGTCGTACTCGGCGTTCAGGATGCTCACATCGTGAAAGAGAGTGTCCATCGGAAGGGACGGCGAGCCGGTTTTCCCGACCTGGTCGCGGCGAAAAGCAAAGTTCAACCGATGGTCCTCGAGCTTGAACCCGTATCCGGCGCCGTAGTGCGTGCGCTTGTAGCGGCTGGGAACGACGGTTCCGCCCGGAAAATCCGCGTCGCCGCCTTCCTCCCCGGCGCCGGTTGCGTGGAAGAGATGCCGGGCGTTCGCGAGCGACGCCGCCAGACCGGCGGAGCGCCCGTCGTTCACGCTCCCGTAGAAAGCGGCAAGGGTGCCGCGAAATTCCCATTCTTCGCCCGCCCCGAAGTCGAGACTCCTCGACCGGGCGATGATCGTGCCCCCGAGCGTTTCCAGGCCCGAGCTGACCGGGGCGATCCCTCGATGTACTTCGATCGACTCGAGTTGCAAGAGAGGGATGTAACCCAGCGGCGGGTCCATGTGGTTCGGGCATACGGGGGCCATGGGAACGCCGTCCACGACGACGTTCAGCCGGTCGCCGAAAAGCCCGCGATACTGGGCGATGCCGGCCAGCGGGCCGTTTCGATTCACGTTCGCGCCCGGAACGCGCTTCAGGAATTCGGCGCTGTCGGCCAGCGCACCCAGGGCCAGCTCGTCCAGGCGCAGACGAAAACGCTCCTCCTCCCCGGTAACAACGACCTCCTCCCGGAAGGCCGGGTCCTGTGTTTTGTCTTGGGGCGCTTCCTGCGCCCCGGAAGCTGCGGCAACGGTGCCGAGCAGCGCGCATGCAGCTACGAGATATCGAGCATCGCGTATCATTCCTTCTCCAAAAATTGGCCCGGCGAGCCCTTCAGCCTGCAGGGCCGTTGGTTTTTGTAACTATGACACGGCCGGAATTTTTCCGGCTCTCGGTCAGGTGTTAATCGCTTGGTTTCGGGAGAAGGGGCGGGGCACCTTGTCGATGGGGTCCGCAAAAACGTAAGGCAAGGTGTTTTCTTCAGGGAAAATCAGTTTCTCTGTGTCCGGGAGGAAAACAAGGAAAGAAACCGCCGCCAAGGTGTGCGAGTAATTCTTTTTTCCGGACGCCGCGCCGTCAAGCTGGCCGCTGCACGCCGCCGCCGAAAGGTAGCTTGCCTTCGAGACGCCCGGCTCGCTCCGCTGCTTGCCGGTTCCGTCCGAAGGTGCGGGATCGGAGGGCTTGGAGAGCTCGGGAAAGCAGCAACACTGCACGGCGCACTGCTCCGCGTCGCACCCGCACCCCAGATTCGCGCAGAGAGAACCGGCCTCGGCCGTCGGCTTTGCGGGCGGCGCGATCCAGTCAAAGGCGAGGAACACCGCGTTGGTGGAGAAGAGGAGATACCAGAGGCCCAGGGCGACGGCCGTGCTCCATCGCCGCGGGCACCGCTGTTTACGGTTCTCCATGGTAGCCATTGTAGCGCGCATAACCATGGTAACCGGCTTTCCAAGAACTTGCAAAGCGGGCCGCCGTTTGCGCGAAGGCGAAGCGGCCCGGCTCCCCTTTTTTTCTTTTCTTTCCGAGATATTTGCAATCGGGACGCAAATCGCGTATGATGACACGTTAAGTATCTGTAAGTATCTGTTAACCTCAAAAATAAGCACCTGAAAATTTTTTGGGCCTTGACATGGACCCGGGGGCTTCTCGCCCCACGGGGACTTGTCTTTCGCTTTGGCATGAAAGGAGGTTGAGTTTTGAAGACAACTCCGGACGGACGGAAGCTTGGCAAAGAGGAGAAATTCTCCCTTGAACTCCCCCAGGTCCACGCGGACAACATTTCCCAGGACGAGGAGTGGTGCGTCGTCGAATTCAATGGGGAGCACAGGAAGATTCGGTTTCATGACTATCATGAGATTTACTCCATCCCCGGACTCTATGAGCATCTCTTCTACGACACGCTCCGGTGCACCTCTCCCCGGACCGTTTGCTCTCTTTTGGAGCAGGAAATTGAGAAATCTTCCTTTGACTTCTCCGACTTGAAGGTTCTCGACCTCGGCGCCGGAAACGGCATGGTGGGCGAGCGGCTCGCCAGGCTCGACGTGGAGTCCCTCGTCGGCGTGGACATTATCAGGGAGGCCGCCGAAGCCGCGAAGCGGGACCGCCCCGACGTGTACGACGACTACCATGTGGCCGACTTCACGGAGCTTTCGGAATCGTTGCGGGGGGAACTCGAAGGCGAAGAGTTCAACTGCCTTACGTCGGTCGCGGCCCTGGGGTTTGGAGACATTCCCCCGCTGGCCTTCGCGGAAGCCTACAATATCATCTCCACGCCCGGATGGGTTGCGTTCAACATCAAAGAGACGTTTTTGGGCGAAAGGGACACGACGGGTTTTTCCCGCCTCATACGACGCATGCTTCGCGACGGCATCATGCGCGCCCGGACCAGGGAGCGTTACCGCCACCGGCTCTCCATCACGGGGGACCCGTTGCACTACATCGCGATCATCGCCAGGAAGGAAGCCGACATTCCCCCATCGCTCGTCACGGAGTGCGCGTCTTAGCCGGTTCGCGCCGTGGGGACCTTTCGGAGGACAAGTCCCAACGTGAGCGTCGGAATGAGCCCGAACGCCGCGTCTCGGGATAGGCCGTAGCGATGCTGCGCCTCGTGGACGTTTCAAAGTCGTTCGACGGCGGGCGCACCTACGCAGTGCATCGGATCTCCCTCGAGATTGCCCCGGGCGAAACGCTGGTTCTCCTGGGCTCTTCGGGTTGCGGCAAGACCACCACCCTCAAGATGATCAACCGCCTGGTGGAGCCGAGCGGCGGCCGCGTCGAGATGAACGGCCGGAGCATTCAGGAGATCGACGCGGTCCAACTGCGGCGCTCCATCGGCTACGTGTTCCAGGGCATCGGCTTGTTTCCGCACATGACGGTGGAGGAAAACGTCTCGGTCGTGCTTCGCCTCCTTGGAGCGCCGCGCACGGAGCGCCGCGAGCGGGCGCGGGAGCTCCTCGCCCTGGTCGAGCTCGACGCCGAGCGCTATGCCCCGCGCTTCCCGAGGGAACTTTCGGGTGGCGAGCAGCAACGCGTGGGCGTGGCGCGGGCGCTCGCGGCGGATCCCGCCACGCTGCTCATGGACGAACCCTTCGGCGCCCTCGACGCCCTGACGCGCGACATGCTCCAGCAGGAGATGCTGCGGCTCAAGGAGAAGCTGCGCAAGACCATCATCTTCGTCACCCACGACATCTTCGAGGCACTGACGCTCGCCGACCGCATCGCCGTGATGCACCGGGGGCGGCTGGAGCAGGTGGGGACGAAGGAGGAAATTCTGGGGGCACCGGTGACCGCTTTTGTGCGGGAGCTTTTTGAAAAGCCGGCCAGGCAGCTTGCGGCCTTCCGGAAAGAATTGTCATGACCGGCCAGCCGCTCGCGGAGTTCCTCGTCCAGAAGGCCCCGGAGCTGTGGGCCAAGACCCTGGAGCATCTTGCCCTCACGGGCGTTTCCACCGCCGCGGCGGTTCTCATCGGAATACCGCTGGGGGTTTGGATCGCGAGAAATTCGCTGGTGCGCGGCCCCGTGCTCGGCGCGGCCGGCGTCCTTCAGACCGTGCCGAGCCTCGCCCTCCTCGCGTTCCTTCTGCCGTTCCTTGGAATCGGTGCCAAGCCCGCCATCGCCGCGCTCACGCTCTACGCCCTTCTGCCCATCGTGCGCAACACGTTCACGGGCTTGAGCGGCGTCTCGGCAGACGTCATCGAGGCGGCGCAGGGGCTGGGATTCACCGACCGGCAGCGGCTCTGGATGGTCGAGATGCCGCTCGCGCTTCCCGTCATCGTGGCTGGCGTTCGAACGGCGGCGGTAATCGGCGTGGGCATTGCGACCCTCTCCGCGTTCATCGGGGCGGGAGGGCTGGGGGATTTCATCAACCGCGGCCTCGCCCTCAACAACACGCGCCTCATCCTGCTCGGCGCCGTCCCCGCGGCGACGCTCGCGCTGCTACTTGATTTTCTGATAGGCCTCGCCGAAAGGGCGCTCGGCCGCGGATCTCGCTGAGAAAAGCCGTGAAAGCCCGTCGGGTCCTCCTCTGTTTCGTCTTTTCCTTCCTCGCTGCGGGGCTTCTCTGCTGCACCCGTCCCGGGGGGGGCGGGGCGCGCGACGCGGCGGAAAAAAGCGTCGTGCGCGTCGGCACGAAGAACTTCACCGAGCAGTTCATCCTAGGCGAGCTCATGGCACAGATGATCGAGGACCGGACCGATCTCGCGGTCGAGCGGCTGTTCAACCTAGGCGGAACGATGATTTGCCACGGCGCGCTCGTCAAAGGGGAGATTGACCTTTACGCCGAGTACACGGGAACGGGCCTGACGGCGGTGCTTCATCGCGAGGCTCTCGCCTCCCCGGAGGCCGCGTACGAGGCGGTAGCGGCGGCGTACCGGAAAAATTTCGACTGCGAGTGGCTCCGGCCGTTCGGCTTCAACAACACGTACACGATCACGGTTCGAAGGGCCGACGCCGAGGCGAACGGGTGGAAAACGATCGGCGACCTGCGCGAGGTTGCCTCGTCGCTCCAGGCGGGCTTTACCGCTGAGTTTTTCGAGCGTCCCGACGGCTACCCCGGCCTTCGGGCGGCCTACGGCTTCGGGTTCGGCTCGGCGCGCGACCTGGATCCCGGCCTCACCTATCGGGCCGTTGCCGGGCGCGAGGTGGACCTCATCAACGGGTTCGCCACGGACGGCCGCATCCCCGCCTACGACCTGGTTCCGCTGGAGGACGATCGGAAATTTTTCCCACCCTACCATGCTGCGCCGGTCGTCCGCCAGCCAGCCCTCGAGGCCCACCCCGGACTCCGCGGGGCCCTCGACGCGCTTGCCGGCATAGCCGACGCCGCCGCGATGCAGCGCCTCAACTACGAGGTGGACGAGAAGAAGCGCGCGCCCGCCGACGTCGCGCGTGAATTTCTTGAAGCGAAGGGCCTTCTGGGAGGAGTGAAAGAAGAATGAAGGGGGAGGTTGCTGATAAAGCGGTTTATTTGCTGCTGTTTTCCTGTTACAATACGTTCTGCCGTGCGTAACGGCTGAAGATTGGACACA
The DNA window shown above is from Acidobacteriota bacterium and carries:
- a CDS encoding DUF3179 domain-containing protein, which translates into the protein MKIRCSPCLVVWGLAGGLLVLSLFVSLMRAPDSAPEGKEEQASPRGNSAPLAPILRRAFGFTEATPHLVPWDEIHEGCPRRDCIPALDEPRFVPADEAGFLGDGDAVLALALGGEAKAYPLKILNWHELVNDTVGKKPVLISYCPLCGSGVAFERRVEGKTAEFGVSGLLYRSDLVMYDRATNTLWSQIEGRAIAGPLSGKFLRTLPLAHTSWGEWKKHHPGTLVLSTDTGSASDYDRYPYGDYETNQEIFFPVAARDDRLPPKTAVYGVMVENTPIAYEAAWLREKGKLTDNVAGRELAVEVEEDGSVTVRDAGTGEAFTAMRLFWFAWYAFHPSTELRPEARPTAPAAPGP
- a CDS encoding TonB-dependent receptor; this encodes MIRDARYLVAACALLGTVAAASGAQEAPQDKTQDPAFREEVVVTGEEERFRLRLDELALGALADSAEFLKRVPGANVNRNGPLAGIAQYRGLFGDRLNVVVDGVPMAPVCPNHMDPPLGYIPLLQLESIEVHRGIAPVSSGLETLGGTIIARSRSLDFGAGEEWEFRGTLAAFYGSVNDGRSAGLAASLANARHLFHATGAGEEGGDADFPGGTVVPSRYKRTHYGAGYGFKLEDHRLNFAFRRDQVGKTGSPSLPMDTLFHDVSILNAEYDGVWSGKKLEAALYHSTGEHEMDNFSLRPPMDPAKKRISAADNRLVGYRLSVGLASWRGWLELGADGNRTRHDAVIRDPDNAMFLVVNFRDSTRERYGLYGEWRTLTERKWGVQAGLRYNLVRTHSGPVSTSMGMAQVLADGFNGADRSRTDHNVDWVFSLWRFVTKRLVWSAEAARKTRSPSHQERYLWLPLQSTGGLADGNTYVGDVELDPEVSHEANVGLEWGGKRAYVHPHVFYRRVDDYIQGTPASDASVVMVSTMMGDPTPLRFRNVEAELYGVDADWNVALYGNWSVGGVVSYVRGERRDVDDDLYRIAPLNGSAAVRWEKGKWLAMAEGEFYARQCKVSATNGEVETSGYGLLNLRGRFRVSDVMTLTAGVENVADKKHYDHLGGYNRVKGGDVGLGKRLPRPERRAFATLNVWW
- a CDS encoding methyltransferase domain-containing protein, with product MKTTPDGRKLGKEEKFSLELPQVHADNISQDEEWCVVEFNGEHRKIRFHDYHEIYSIPGLYEHLFYDTLRCTSPRTVCSLLEQEIEKSSFDFSDLKVLDLGAGNGMVGERLARLDVESLVGVDIIREAAEAAKRDRPDVYDDYHVADFTELSESLRGELEGEEFNCLTSVAALGFGDIPPLAFAEAYNIISTPGWVAFNIKETFLGERDTTGFSRLIRRMLRDGIMRARTRERYRHRLSITGDPLHYIAIIARKEADIPPSLVTECAS
- a CDS encoding ATP-binding cassette domain-containing protein produces the protein MLRLVDVSKSFDGGRTYAVHRISLEIAPGETLVLLGSSGCGKTTTLKMINRLVEPSGGRVEMNGRSIQEIDAVQLRRSIGYVFQGIGLFPHMTVEENVSVVLRLLGAPRTERRERARELLALVELDAERYAPRFPRELSGGEQQRVGVARALAADPATLLMDEPFGALDALTRDMLQQEMLRLKEKLRKTIIFVTHDIFEALTLADRIAVMHRGRLEQVGTKEEILGAPVTAFVRELFEKPARQLAAFRKELS